The following coding sequences are from one Achromobacter sp. B7 window:
- a CDS encoding tripartite tricarboxylate transporter substrate binding protein yields MAHVCNSQPRRNAVAPRRLALKTVLCAALAAVGMMAGPAHAADDWPTKPIKIIVPYTPGGSTDIVTRIVVEKLAPRLGQTIIVENKPGANSSVGSAMAAKADPDGYTFLAMLPAYLVNFHLYKLNFKPTDLVPVVQMADLPLFLFVSEDVPVKTVAELVDYGRKHPDKLTYASSGTGSNAHLTGAMFASQNKIAMTHVAYKGSAPILTDLLGGRVSMVFDPILVPMQYVKQNRLKALAFTGKERWPDEPSIPTMGEAGQPGFETGSWAGLLAPANTPQPIIDRMAREIAEVVKDPEVKRKFVDVGFMPVGGTTAQFADLMQKESARYAEVIKQVGITAN; encoded by the coding sequence ATGGCACATGTTTGCAACTCGCAGCCCCGCCGCAATGCCGTCGCCCCGCGCCGCCTTGCCCTGAAAACCGTGCTGTGCGCAGCGCTGGCCGCCGTCGGCATGATGGCCGGCCCCGCGCATGCCGCCGATGACTGGCCCACCAAGCCCATCAAGATCATCGTGCCCTACACGCCGGGCGGCTCCACCGACATCGTCACCCGCATCGTGGTGGAAAAGCTGGCGCCGCGCCTGGGCCAGACCATCATTGTGGAAAACAAGCCCGGCGCGAACAGCAGCGTGGGCTCGGCCATGGCGGCCAAGGCCGACCCCGACGGCTACACCTTTCTGGCGATGCTTCCCGCTTACCTGGTCAATTTCCACCTGTACAAGCTGAACTTCAAGCCCACCGACCTGGTGCCGGTTGTGCAGATGGCCGACCTGCCGCTGTTCCTGTTCGTGTCCGAAGACGTGCCCGTCAAGACCGTGGCCGAGCTGGTCGACTATGGCCGCAAGCACCCCGACAAGCTGACGTATGCCTCCAGCGGCACGGGGTCGAACGCGCACCTGACCGGCGCCATGTTCGCCTCGCAGAACAAGATTGCAATGACGCACGTGGCCTACAAGGGCAGCGCGCCGATTTTGACCGACCTGCTGGGCGGGCGCGTGTCGATGGTGTTCGACCCCATCCTGGTGCCCATGCAGTACGTGAAGCAGAACCGGCTGAAGGCACTGGCCTTCACCGGCAAGGAACGCTGGCCCGACGAGCCCTCCATTCCCACCATGGGCGAAGCCGGCCAGCCGGGCTTTGAAACGGGATCATGGGCGGGCCTGCTGGCGCCGGCCAACACGCCTCAGCCGATCATCGACCGCATGGCGCGCGAGATCGCCGAGGTGGTCAAGGACCCCGAGGTCAAGCGCAAATTCGTGGACGTGGGCTTCATGCCGGTGGGCGGCACGACCGCGCAATTCGCCGACCTGATGCAGAAAGAGTCGGCCCGCTACGCCGAGGTCATCAAGCAAGTCGGCATCACCGCGAACTGA
- a CDS encoding 3-oxoacid CoA-transferase subunit A, with product MINKFIDTPEAAVSDIHDGATVLISGFGGAGMPTELIHALIDQGARELTVVSNNAGNRETGLAALIKAGRVRKVICSFPKASHSWVFDDLYRRGGIELECVPQGTIAERLRAAGAGLGGFFTPTAYGTELAAGKETRIINGRGHVFETPLHGDFALVKADQGDRWGNLTYHKSARNFGPIMCMAAKTTIVQVRAKADLGELPPEAIVTPGIFVKRITEVANAAFSS from the coding sequence ATGATCAACAAGTTCATCGACACCCCCGAGGCCGCGGTCTCGGATATCCACGACGGCGCCACGGTGCTGATCAGCGGCTTCGGCGGCGCGGGTATGCCCACCGAACTGATCCACGCGCTGATCGACCAGGGCGCGCGCGAGCTGACCGTGGTCAGCAATAACGCGGGCAATCGCGAAACCGGGCTGGCCGCGCTAATCAAGGCGGGCCGCGTGCGCAAGGTGATCTGCTCGTTTCCGAAGGCCTCGCACTCCTGGGTCTTTGACGACTTGTACCGGCGCGGCGGCATCGAACTGGAATGCGTGCCGCAGGGCACCATCGCCGAACGGCTGCGTGCGGCCGGGGCCGGGCTGGGCGGGTTCTTTACGCCCACTGCCTACGGCACCGAACTGGCGGCAGGCAAGGAAACGCGCATCATCAACGGACGCGGCCACGTATTCGAAACGCCGCTGCATGGCGACTTTGCGCTGGTCAAGGCCGACCAGGGCGACCGCTGGGGCAACCTGACTTATCACAAGAGCGCGCGCAACTTCGGCCCGATCATGTGCATGGCGGCCAAGACCACCATCGTGCAGGTGCGCGCCAAAGCCGACCTGGGCGAGCTGCCGCCCGAAGCCATCGTCACGCCCGGCATCTTCGTCAAGCGCATCACCGAGGTGGCGAACGCCGCCTTTTCCAGCTGA
- a CDS encoding 3-oxoacid CoA-transferase subunit B, with translation MYQPLTREAMARRLALDIPDGSYVNLGIGMPVLVAACLPDDREIVLHSENGILGMGPPPSEDAINLDLINAGKQPVTLLAGGAYFHHADSFAMMRGGHLDICVMGGMQVAANGDLANWSLAKPGEAPAVGGAMDLAVGARSVFIMMEHNSKNGDPKIVERCTYPLTGAGVVDRIYTDLAVIDVTPDGLIVRDMIDGMTLTELQGRTGAPLRAG, from the coding sequence ATGTACCAACCCCTGACCCGCGAGGCCATGGCGCGCCGCCTGGCCCTGGATATTCCCGACGGCAGCTACGTCAACCTGGGCATCGGCATGCCGGTGCTGGTGGCCGCTTGCCTGCCCGATGATCGCGAGATCGTGCTGCACAGTGAAAACGGCATCCTGGGCATGGGCCCGCCGCCTTCGGAAGACGCCATCAACCTGGACCTGATCAACGCCGGCAAGCAGCCGGTGACGCTGCTTGCCGGCGGCGCATATTTTCACCACGCGGATTCGTTCGCGATGATGCGTGGCGGCCATCTGGACATCTGCGTCATGGGCGGCATGCAGGTCGCGGCCAACGGCGACCTGGCCAACTGGTCGCTGGCCAAGCCGGGCGAAGCGCCCGCCGTGGGTGGCGCGATGGACCTGGCGGTGGGCGCGCGCAGCGTGTTCATCATGATGGAACACAACAGCAAGAACGGCGATCCGAAAATCGTCGAACGCTGCACCTATCCGCTGACGGGCGCGGGCGTGGTTGACCGCATCTACACGGATTTAGCCGTGATCGACGTGACGCCGGACGGCTTGATTGTTCGAGATATGATCGACGGCATGACGCTGACCGAACTGCAAGGACGCACCGGCGCGCCGCTGCGCGCGGGCTGA
- a CDS encoding IclR family transcriptional regulator C-terminal domain-containing protein — MLPNLPPPGYALPLAEDEHPDQFRGDPDYMLTLARGLHVIRAFGTRRHPQTAAELSRRAGLPRAVVQRCLHTLVLLGIAEQHGRLFVLTPRILGLGYAYFSSTPFVSLAQPVLEELSATVNETCALAIMEGNEMLYLARSEVNRLLATSMGLGSRLPAYCTSIGRVLLAQLPEPALARYFAATPLQPYTEFTLTTEAPLRAELARIREQGYAVVDQELELNVRAISVPVRSASGKACGAVNVSVKAARVPLTRLTDEFLPPLRQAVERIGEFLVA, encoded by the coding sequence ATGCTGCCCAACCTGCCCCCACCCGGCTACGCGCTGCCGCTGGCCGAGGACGAACATCCCGACCAGTTCCGTGGCGACCCGGACTACATGCTGACCCTGGCGCGCGGCCTGCACGTGATCCGCGCATTCGGCACGCGCCGCCATCCGCAAACCGCCGCTGAACTGAGCCGCCGCGCCGGGCTGCCGCGCGCCGTGGTGCAGCGCTGCCTGCACACGCTGGTGCTGCTGGGCATCGCGGAACAGCACGGCAGGCTGTTTGTGCTGACGCCGCGCATCCTGGGCCTGGGCTACGCGTATTTCTCGTCCACGCCGTTCGTGTCCCTGGCCCAGCCGGTGCTGGAAGAGCTAAGCGCCACGGTCAACGAGACCTGCGCGCTGGCCATCATGGAAGGCAACGAAATGCTGTACCTGGCGCGTTCGGAAGTGAACCGCCTGCTGGCCACGTCCATGGGGCTGGGCAGCCGCCTGCCGGCGTATTGCACATCGATCGGGCGCGTGCTGCTGGCGCAATTGCCCGAGCCGGCGCTGGCCCGCTACTTTGCCGCCACGCCGTTGCAGCCCTACACGGAATTCACGCTGACCACCGAAGCCCCGCTGCGCGCCGAACTGGCGCGCATTCGCGAGCAGGGTTACGCGGTGGTCGACCAGGAATTGGAATTGAACGTGCGCGCGATTTCGGTGCCGGTGCGCTCGGCCAGCGGCAAGGCGTGCGGCGCCGTGAATGTCAGCGTCAAAGCGGCGCGCGTGCCGCTGACGCGGCTGACGGACGAGTTCCTGCCGCCGCTGCGTCAGGCGGTGGAACGAATCGGGGAATTCCTGGTGGCGTAG
- a CDS encoding L-threonylcarbamoyladenylate synthase — protein MSSLPPPDSASDAEISHAAQRLLDGELVAFPTETVYGLGADAQSPQAVAKIYAAKGRPSNHPVIVHIAPTGDVGYWAADVPTEARLLIDAFWPGPLTLILKRAPHIADTVSGGQDSIGIRCPSHPVAQALLAAFAAGKPNGQGGVAAPSANKFGQVSPTRADHVRAEFPDEVAAGMPVLEGGASEVGIESTILDLSRLDRGAGPVLLRPGHISAAQIEAVLGVQVFAPDAAAPRASGTLKAHYAPRTPLELASDDRLRDVAQGRNLPPGKVVVVAYGDKPDALDARLQWHPVPADPARYAQALYGLLRDLDKQGYARIVVQAPPATDAWHAVNDRIGRAAAAFTLDTTDLAS, from the coding sequence ATGTCTTCCTTGCCCCCGCCCGACTCCGCCAGCGACGCGGAAATATCCCACGCCGCGCAACGCCTGCTGGACGGTGAACTGGTCGCCTTTCCGACCGAAACCGTCTACGGCCTGGGCGCGGATGCGCAAAGCCCGCAGGCGGTGGCCAAGATCTACGCGGCCAAGGGCCGGCCGTCGAACCACCCTGTCATCGTGCACATTGCGCCCACGGGCGACGTGGGCTATTGGGCGGCAGACGTGCCGACCGAGGCGCGTCTGCTGATCGACGCGTTCTGGCCCGGCCCGCTGACGCTGATCCTCAAGCGCGCGCCGCACATCGCCGACACCGTCAGCGGTGGGCAGGACAGCATCGGCATCCGCTGCCCGTCGCATCCCGTGGCGCAGGCGCTGCTGGCGGCGTTCGCGGCGGGCAAGCCAAACGGGCAGGGCGGCGTGGCGGCGCCTTCGGCCAACAAGTTCGGCCAGGTATCGCCCACCCGCGCGGACCACGTGCGCGCCGAATTCCCTGATGAAGTCGCGGCCGGCATGCCGGTGCTGGAAGGCGGCGCATCGGAAGTGGGCATCGAATCCACCATTCTTGACTTGTCGCGCCTGGATCGCGGCGCGGGTCCCGTGTTGCTGCGCCCGGGCCATATCAGCGCCGCGCAGATCGAAGCGGTGCTGGGCGTGCAGGTGTTCGCGCCGGATGCCGCCGCGCCGCGCGCCTCGGGCACGCTGAAGGCGCACTACGCGCCCCGCACCCCCCTTGAGCTGGCATCCGACGACCGCCTGCGCGACGTGGCGCAAGGCCGCAACCTGCCGCCCGGCAAGGTGGTGGTGGTGGCGTATGGCGACAAGCCCGACGCGCTGGATGCGCGTCTGCAATGGCACCCGGTGCCGGCGGACCCGGCGCGTTATGCGCAGGCGCTGTATGGCTTGCTGCGGGATCTGGACAAGCAGGGCTATGCGCGCATCGTCGTGCAGGCGCCGCCTGCCACCGACGCCTGGCACGCCGTCAACGATCGCATCGGCCGCGCGGCGGCGGCGTTCACGCTGGATACCACCGACCTGGCTTCATAG
- a CDS encoding 5-(carboxyamino)imidazole ribonucleotide synthase, with amino-acid sequence MSQSTSFMIAPGGWLGLLGGGQLGRMFCHAAQSLGYKVAVLDPADECPAGMVADLHIQAAYDDEAGLARLAQTCQAVTTEFENVPADSLRTLATRCRVSPAADAVAIVQDRIAEKTFIASQGIAVAPHAAIRTEADLRAAPDALFPGILKVARLGYDGKGQARINTRDEALAAFAEFGGVACVLEALMPLDYEISVVLARGFDGASVVFPVARNVHRDGILAVSTAAPVQSDAAHAERQARATEAAQSIAQGLGYHGVLCVEFFVLKDGSLIVNEIAPRPHNSGHYTMNACVTSQFEQQARAMAGLPLGSTALLAPAVMLNILGDIWYESPTATQQREPDWAAALAVPTAKLHLYGKRDARRARKMGHITIVAPTLEQARSDAASVAAALGMQAPE; translated from the coding sequence ATGAGCCAATCCACTTCTTTCATGATCGCTCCCGGTGGCTGGTTGGGCTTGTTGGGCGGCGGCCAATTGGGCCGCATGTTCTGCCATGCGGCGCAAAGCCTGGGCTACAAGGTCGCGGTGCTGGACCCGGCCGACGAATGCCCCGCGGGCATGGTGGCCGACCTGCACATCCAGGCTGCCTATGACGACGAAGCCGGGCTGGCCCGTTTGGCCCAGACCTGCCAGGCCGTCACCACCGAATTCGAAAACGTCCCTGCCGACAGCCTGCGTACGCTAGCCACGCGTTGCCGCGTCAGCCCGGCCGCCGACGCCGTCGCCATCGTGCAGGACCGCATCGCCGAAAAGACCTTCATCGCCTCGCAAGGCATCGCCGTGGCGCCGCACGCCGCCATCCGCACCGAAGCAGACCTGCGCGCCGCGCCCGACGCCTTGTTCCCCGGCATCCTGAAAGTGGCGCGCCTGGGCTATGACGGCAAGGGCCAGGCCCGCATCAACACGCGCGACGAAGCGCTGGCCGCCTTCGCCGAATTTGGCGGCGTGGCCTGCGTGCTGGAAGCGCTGATGCCGCTGGACTACGAAATCTCGGTGGTGCTGGCGCGCGGTTTCGACGGCGCAAGCGTCGTCTTCCCGGTGGCGCGCAACGTGCACCGCGACGGCATCCTGGCGGTGTCCACCGCCGCGCCCGTGCAGTCGGACGCCGCGCATGCCGAACGGCAGGCCCGCGCGACCGAAGCCGCGCAATCCATTGCGCAAGGCCTGGGCTATCACGGCGTGCTGTGCGTGGAATTCTTCGTGCTGAAAGACGGCAGCCTGATCGTCAACGAGATCGCGCCGCGTCCGCACAACAGCGGCCACTACACGATGAACGCCTGCGTCACCAGCCAGTTCGAACAGCAGGCACGTGCCATGGCGGGTTTGCCGCTGGGCAGCACGGCGCTCTTGGCGCCCGCCGTCATGCTGAACATCCTGGGCGACATCTGGTACGAATCGCCCACGGCCACGCAGCAGCGCGAACCCGATTGGGCGGCGGCCCTGGCGGTGCCCACCGCCAAGCTGCACCTGTACGGCAAGCGCGATGCGCGTCGCGCCCGCAAGATGGGTCACATCACCATCGTGGCTCCCACGCTGGAGCAGGCCCGCAGCGATGCCGCGAGCGTGGCTGCCGCGCTGGGCATGCAGGCGCCCGAGTAA
- the purE gene encoding 5-(carboxyamino)imidazole ribonucleotide mutase — translation MTAKTSAAAKASPVVGVIMGSSSDWEVMKHAVSMLEDFGVAYEARVISAHRMPQDMAEYGAAAHGRGLRGIIAGAGGAAHLPGMMAALTEVPVFGVPVPSKYLRGEDSLLSIVQMPKGVPVATFAIGEAGAANAALHVIATLAGTDADLHQKLVAFRARQTQAARDMKVPPEASIV, via the coding sequence ATGACAGCCAAGACTTCCGCAGCGGCCAAGGCCTCGCCCGTGGTGGGCGTGATTATGGGATCTTCCAGCGATTGGGAGGTCATGAAGCACGCGGTCAGCATGCTTGAGGATTTCGGCGTGGCCTATGAGGCGCGCGTGATTTCCGCGCACCGCATGCCGCAGGACATGGCCGAATACGGCGCGGCCGCGCATGGCCGTGGCCTGCGCGGCATCATCGCCGGCGCTGGCGGCGCGGCGCACCTGCCGGGCATGATGGCGGCGCTGACCGAAGTGCCGGTGTTTGGCGTGCCGGTGCCGTCCAAATACCTGCGCGGCGAAGATTCTCTGCTGTCCATTGTGCAGATGCCCAAGGGCGTGCCGGTGGCCACGTTCGCCATCGGCGAAGCGGGCGCCGCCAACGCGGCGCTGCACGTGATTGCCACGCTGGCCGGCACCGATGCGGACCTGCATCAGAAGCTGGTGGCGTTCCGCGCCCGCCAGACGCAAGCCGCGCGCGACATGAAGGTTCCGCCCGAGGCGTCGATCGTATGA